The Bos indicus x Bos taurus breed Angus x Brahman F1 hybrid chromosome 13, Bos_hybrid_MaternalHap_v2.0, whole genome shotgun sequence genome includes a region encoding these proteins:
- the BPIFB3 gene encoding BPI fold-containing family B member 3: MLGMWSPLLLWGLVTPCQGLLEKVGTLARIDKDELGKAIQNSLVGGPILQNVLGTVTSVNQGLLGSGGLLGGGGLLSYGGVFGVVEELSGLKVEEVTLPKVSVKLLPGFGVQLNLHTKVGLHGSGPLGSVLQLAAEVNVSSRVALGVSARGTPILILKRCSTLLGHISLLTGLLPAPLFGVVEQTLFKVLPELLCPVVDSVLGVVNELLGAVLGLVPLGALGSVEFTLATLPLISNQYIELDVNPIVKSVAGDVIDFPKPRNPVKVPPKEDHTSQVTVPLFLFNTVFGLLQTSGALDLDITSELVPSNVPLTTTDLAALVPEALRKLPPGQQLLLSLRVKEAPTVTLQNHKATVSISATIHVLSYFPQGAHEALFQLNGVMTLNAQLAPSATKLHISLSLERLSVQLVSSSAHTFDASRLEEWLSSVVRLAYVPKLNVNLDVGIPLPKVLNVNFANAALAIIENAVVLTVPS; this comes from the exons ATGTTGGGCATGTGGTCCCCGCTTCTCCTCTGGGGTCTGGTGACTCCGTGCCAGGGGCTGCTTGAGAAGGTGGGCACCCTCGCTAGGATCGACAAGGACGAACTCGGCAAAG CCATCCAGAACTCACTGGTCGGTGGGCCCATTCTACAGAACGTGCTGGGAACAGTCACGTCtgtgaaccagggcctcctgggcTCCGGGGGCCTGCTCGGAGGAGGTGGCTTGCTGAGCTATGGAGGGGTTTTTGGCGTTGTTGAGGAGCTTTCTGG GCTGAAGGTGGAGGAAGTCACACTGCCAAAGGTGTCTGTGAAGCTGCTGCCAGGGTTTGGGGTGCAGCTGAACCTGCACACCAAGGTGGGCCTGCACGGCTCTGG CCCCCTCGGGAGCGTCCTGCAGCTGGCTGCTGAGGTGAACGTGTCGTCGCGGGTGGCGCTGGGCGTGAGCGCGCGGGGTACGCCCATCCTTATCCTCAAGCGCTGCAGCACGCTCCTGGGACACATCAGCCTGCTCACGGG GTTGCTACCTGCACCACTCTTTGGGGTTGTGGAACAGACACTCTTCAAGGTGCTGCCAGAATTG CTGTGCCCCGTGGTGGACAGTGTGCTGGGTGTGGTGAATGAGCTCCTGGGGGCCGTGCTGG GCCTGGTGCCTCTCGGGGCTCTTGGGTCCGTGGAATTCACTCTGGCCACACTGCCTCTCATCTCCAACCAGTACATAGAGCTGGATGTCAAT CCCATCGTGAAGAGCGTAGCTGGTGACGTCATTGACTTCCCCAAGCCCCGCAACCCCGTCAAGGTGCCGCCCAAGGAGGACCACACATCCCAGGTGACCGTGCCTCTGTTCCTCTTTAACACCGTGTTTGGGCTCCTTCAGACCAGCGGTGCCCTTGACCTGGACATCACCTCCGAGCTG GTTCCCAGCAATGTCCCACTGACAACTACAGATCTGGCAGCTTTGGTCCCTGAG GCCCTGCGGAAGCTGCCTCCAGGCCAGCAGCTCCTGCTCTCCTTGCGGGTGAAGGAAGCGCCCACAGTCACGCTTCAGAACCACAAGGCCACGGTCTCCATCTCAGCTACCATCCATGTGCTGTCCTACTTCCCTCAGGGGGCCCATGAAGCCTTGTTCCAGCTGAATGGG GTGATGACTTTAAATGCCCAGCTGGCTCCCTCGGCTACCAAGCTGCACATCTCGCTATCCCTGGAACG GCTCAGCGTCCAGCTGGTGTCCTCCTCTGCTCACACCTTCGAT GCGTCCCGTTTAGAAGAATGGCTCAGCAGTGTGGTCCGGCTAGCTTACGTGCCAAAGCTCAATG TGAACCTAGATGTTGGGATCCCCCTGCCTAAGGTTCTCAATGTCAAT